One genomic segment of Desulforamulus reducens MI-1 includes these proteins:
- a CDS encoding O-antigen ligase family protein, with product MGYTRTPLLGNEVILETESLFDRLTYWGLCCLLFIGPFFNGLFFPDNQRVALLAAAILFLFASIISFQRKNVRFFSNPLDYLVLALPVVYIIASFSAVNYALAIDEVFENILYFFVFWTAVRVIRTSKHIEKIFAVLFFNGVCVALAGLFVASGWLDIKDAYSLRDGGTIASVFQYKNTLASFLTAIIFIGFYLTEEYKNKLTNYFFSSSTYLLLLVFFSTQSHGGYIIFGIFSSLLWLLYPDNKRFILILSNILLALFAFLGSKMFLLSIMNKNVFQAWLWVMTGIIITSLYQWIINKYKSKAPHISLKQILIFLLGMLLGGTFALYHTGIFDILLEKIHMFGAMERFTTYEDSFKMIQERPFIGWGGGGWAEAYTIFQSYAYNVRVMHSYFLQATIEAGLLGLLIIIAIWGMFIKLAYRVFKFSRTEEKLMAATLICAILAILSHSVIDFNLSLAALTMILFTLVGCMVRLDQNFSQESPKEKGKLYSGYTLVASIIVTLVIFTGSLIMISSDNLYDAAIKALNARQGQEAIALTEKAITMNPMEAKTYGLAAQLYSAFKMPKQAVENADKAIELAPYNPDRYLEAAVIYVRAGETEKAVTTAERAIQLAPLKVKYYEQYSDTLINVALRELQNKQPKTVANYTKETIAIPDKITAVLKKISPEKKKLWIYAQPLAVTDKIKLNIGIANLIQGNLVQAAQNINEASQNPQINKDSLVWQALIAQKQGDISKAENLLKSAEKENPNIKKQYNQLLSLIAS from the coding sequence ATGGGCTACACAAGAACACCATTACTAGGTAATGAGGTAATACTAGAAACAGAGAGTCTTTTTGACCGTCTGACATATTGGGGACTTTGTTGCCTGTTATTCATAGGTCCCTTTTTTAATGGGTTATTTTTTCCAGATAATCAGCGAGTGGCATTACTAGCTGCAGCTATCCTTTTTCTTTTTGCTTCAATAATTAGCTTTCAAAGGAAAAACGTACGTTTTTTTTCAAATCCATTAGATTATTTAGTCTTAGCATTACCAGTTGTTTATATCATTGCTTCTTTTTCAGCTGTTAACTATGCTTTGGCTATTGATGAAGTATTTGAAAATATCTTGTATTTTTTTGTCTTTTGGACCGCTGTTCGTGTAATTCGCACATCTAAACATATAGAAAAAATTTTTGCTGTTTTATTCTTTAACGGAGTGTGTGTAGCATTAGCAGGCTTGTTTGTTGCTTCAGGTTGGTTAGATATAAAGGATGCATATTCTCTACGCGATGGAGGTACCATTGCTTCAGTCTTTCAATATAAAAATACTTTAGCATCCTTCTTGACTGCAATTATTTTTATTGGCTTTTATCTCACGGAGGAATACAAAAATAAACTAACTAATTATTTTTTTAGCTCCAGTACATATCTTCTGTTATTGGTATTTTTCTCAACTCAATCCCATGGTGGCTATATCATATTTGGTATTTTTTCTTCACTTTTATGGCTTCTTTATCCAGACAATAAAAGATTTATCCTAATCCTTAGTAACATATTATTAGCTCTATTTGCCTTCTTAGGCAGCAAGATGTTTCTTTTAAGTATAATGAATAAGAATGTTTTTCAGGCATGGCTTTGGGTGATGACTGGTATAATAATTACTTCCCTTTACCAGTGGATTATTAATAAATATAAATCAAAAGCACCCCATATCTCATTGAAACAAATACTTATTTTTTTGCTAGGTATGCTCCTAGGGGGGACATTTGCTTTATACCATACAGGGATTTTTGATATTCTTTTAGAAAAAATACATATGTTTGGAGCTATGGAACGTTTCACAACGTACGAAGATAGTTTCAAAATGATTCAGGAAAGACCATTCATTGGGTGGGGCGGCGGAGGTTGGGCAGAAGCCTATACAATATTCCAGAGCTATGCTTATAATGTACGCGTAATGCACAGTTATTTTTTGCAAGCAACCATCGAAGCAGGTCTCTTGGGTTTGCTTATAATAATTGCCATCTGGGGGATGTTTATAAAACTTGCTTATAGAGTATTTAAATTCTCCCGCACGGAAGAAAAATTGATGGCAGCCACTTTAATTTGTGCGATCTTAGCAATTTTGTCCCACTCAGTAATAGATTTTAATTTATCCTTAGCTGCGTTAACGATGATCCTTTTTACCTTAGTAGGGTGCATGGTAAGATTGGACCAGAACTTTAGCCAGGAAAGCCCAAAAGAAAAGGGAAAGCTGTACTCAGGATACACATTAGTGGCCTCTATTATTGTTACATTGGTCATCTTTACAGGATCTTTAATAATGATTTCTTCCGATAACCTCTATGATGCTGCTATAAAAGCACTTAATGCAAGACAAGGGCAGGAGGCCATAGCTTTAACGGAAAAGGCTATAACAATGAACCCAATGGAAGCTAAGACATATGGCCTTGCAGCCCAATTATATAGTGCCTTTAAAATGCCTAAGCAAGCTGTAGAAAACGCTGACAAGGCAATAGAGTTAGCCCCCTACAATCCAGATAGATATCTGGAGGCAGCTGTTATATACGTACGAGCAGGTGAAACTGAGAAGGCCGTAACGACTGCTGAAAGGGCCATTCAATTAGCACCCTTAAAAGTTAAGTATTATGAACAATATTCAGATACACTGATAAATGTAGCCTTAAGAGAATTGCAAAATAAGCAACCCAAAACTGTGGCTAATTATACCAAAGAAACAATAGCTATACCGGATAAAATAACAGCTGTGCTTAAAAAAATAAGTCCAGAAAAGAAAAAACTTTGGATTTATGCACAACCACTTGCAGTAACTGACAAAATAAAACTAAACATAGGTATTGCTAATTTGATTCAAGGGAACCTAGTTCAAGCAGCCCAAAACATTAATGAAGCTTCCCAGAATCCTCAGATTAATAAAGATTCCCTTGTTTGGCAAGCATTAATTGCTCAGAAGCAGGGTGATATCAGCAAAGCGGAAAACCTTTTAAAATCTGCAGAAAAAGAAAATCCAAATATTAAAAAACAGTATAATCAACTTTTATCGTTAATTGCCAGTTAA
- the wbaP gene encoding undecaprenyl-phosphate galactose phosphotransferase WbaP, whose translation MSGGPAVKPSMDVPYQYESRTMKSFTTAKTLIAVPALVILDVLAIGFSLLTAYILRINFLPIILPGLFKPELLNDTIVNLWWLPLVLIVCMAYEDLYQKRLPYWKEVEKILKSSTLAVTLAISFLYMAKLSAEISRTLVIMSWLISILYIPLLRYLGKKLLVRLGVWSKPVLIVGAGKTGELVLKALTREYTMGYQSIGFLDDNKELINIHESKSGLRIPILGNFEDAEELIAKTKVQDVIVAAPGLPPKELVTLTNRLQPLVNNVMVVPDLFGLSMNGIEVEYFFDEQTLLLNIKNKLRSALNRGIKRAFDIVTGTIISVLCIPILVILAVLIKVDSRGPAFFKQERLGQNGETFICYKFRTMYLAGDKILKSYLKANKDAREEWQTYNKLKGNDPRVTRVGCFLRKYSLDELPQLINVILGDMSLVGPRPYLIREKNQMGDWIHDILVAKPGITGLWQVSGRNLIEFEGRLKLDTWYVRNWSIWLDIVLLLKTIRVVIKREGAY comes from the coding sequence ATGTCTGGGGGTCCAGCAGTAAAACCATCAATGGATGTTCCCTATCAGTATGAATCAAGAACAATGAAATCATTTACAACGGCAAAAACCCTTATAGCTGTCCCTGCACTGGTTATATTAGACGTATTGGCCATAGGCTTTAGTCTTTTAACTGCCTATATACTTAGAATAAACTTTTTGCCAATAATACTTCCGGGGTTGTTTAAGCCCGAGTTGTTAAACGATACTATCGTTAACCTATGGTGGCTACCCTTAGTATTAATCGTCTGTATGGCCTATGAGGACCTATATCAGAAAAGACTTCCCTACTGGAAGGAAGTCGAAAAAATTCTTAAGTCCTCGACCTTGGCAGTGACATTAGCCATTTCTTTTCTTTACATGGCCAAACTAAGTGCAGAAATATCCAGAACTTTAGTTATCATGTCTTGGTTAATTAGTATTTTGTATATACCTTTACTTAGGTATTTAGGTAAAAAATTATTGGTTAGGCTTGGGGTTTGGAGTAAACCCGTTTTAATTGTTGGCGCAGGTAAGACTGGAGAATTGGTTCTTAAGGCATTAACACGTGAGTATACCATGGGCTATCAGTCCATAGGTTTTTTGGATGATAATAAAGAGTTAATCAATATTCATGAATCTAAGTCAGGATTAAGAATACCTATATTAGGTAATTTTGAAGATGCAGAAGAACTTATTGCTAAAACAAAGGTCCAAGATGTTATTGTCGCAGCCCCAGGGCTACCGCCTAAAGAATTGGTTACTTTAACTAACAGGCTGCAGCCACTGGTTAATAATGTTATGGTAGTACCGGATCTTTTTGGCTTATCCATGAACGGAATTGAAGTTGAATATTTCTTTGATGAACAAACCCTGTTACTGAATATTAAGAATAAGTTAAGATCTGCCCTCAACAGAGGTATTAAGCGTGCCTTTGATATTGTTACAGGAACTATCATTTCAGTTCTCTGCATTCCAATTTTGGTTATCCTAGCAGTATTAATAAAAGTTGACTCTCGGGGACCCGCTTTCTTTAAACAAGAAAGATTGGGACAAAATGGTGAAACTTTTATATGCTACAAGTTCCGCACCATGTATTTGGCAGGGGATAAGATACTAAAAAGTTATCTCAAGGCAAATAAGGACGCCCGAGAGGAGTGGCAGACTTATAACAAATTAAAGGGAAATGATCCCAGAGTAACCAGGGTTGGTTGCTTTTTAAGAAAATACAGCTTAGATGAATTACCCCAATTAATTAATGTAATTCTTGGTGATATGAGTCTAGTAGGACCAAGACCCTATTTGATTAGGGAAAAGAACCAGATGGGGGATTGGATTCATGACATACTAGTAGCAAAACCAGGAATAACAGGTCTATGGCAAGTTAGTGGACGGAACCTTATTGAATTTGAAGGAAGACTTAAATTAGATACCTGGTATGTTAGGAATTGGTCAATTTGGTTGGATATAGTACTTCTTCTAAAGACAATTCGAGTTGTTATAAAACGAGAGGGAGCTTATTAA